A genomic region of Sphingobium sp. HWE2-09 contains the following coding sequences:
- a CDS encoding YbaB/EbfC family nucleoid-associated protein produces MKDLNEILGMASRVQEELQRAQDNLDKLEVEGAAGGGLVKVRASAKGRILGVSIDDTLMAPSEKPILEDLITAAFNDARKKADEISNAEMGKMTAGLPLPPGFKLPF; encoded by the coding sequence ATGAAAGATTTGAACGAAATCCTGGGCATGGCGAGCCGTGTTCAGGAAGAATTGCAACGCGCGCAGGATAATCTGGACAAGCTGGAAGTCGAAGGCGCAGCGGGCGGCGGCCTGGTCAAGGTGCGCGCATCGGCCAAGGGCCGCATCCTGGGCGTATCGATCGACGACACGTTGATGGCCCCGTCGGAAAAGCCGATCTTGGAAGACCTGATCACCGCCGCCTTCAACGACGCGCGCAAGAAGGCGGACGAAATCAGCAACGCCGAAATGGGCAAGATGACCGCAGGCCTGCCACTGCCCCCCGGCTTCAAGCTGCCCTTTTGA
- the lon gene encoding endopeptidase La — translation MTEQYPLLPLRDIVVFPQMIVPLFVGRDKSVAALEAAMEGSKEIFLVSQLDPAEDDPGRDSLYDTGVVAIVLQLLKLPDGTVRVLVEGKHRAQLASMDAQDGYLIAHVDDVQEIVADGPEASALMRSVAEQFENYAKLNKKLPAETPVQLREIEDAGRLADAVSANINVKVSDKQSLLVEADPVKRLEMVFAFMEGELGVLQVEKKIRGRVKRQMEKTQREYYLNEQLKAIQRELGNGEGEEGDELAELTEKIAKTKLSKEARSKATAELKKLKGMQPMSAEATVVRNYLDVLLGLPWGKKGKVKNDLKKAQDILDEDHFALEKVKDRIIEYLAVQARTNKLKGPILCLVGPPGVGKTSLGRSIAKATGREFVRQSLGGVRDEAEIRGHRRTYIGSLPGKIVTNLKKAGTMNPLFLLDEIDKLGQDFRGDPASALLEVLDPEQNSKFQDHYLEIDVDLSDIMFVTTANSLNLPQPLLDRMEIIRLEGYTEDEKVEIAQRHLVAKQVEAHGLKDGEFIVTEDAVRDLIRYYTREAGVRTLEREVARLARKALRKILEGAYDKVVITPDNLADYAGVRKFRHGMGEEEDQIGAVTGLAWTEVGGELLTIEAVTVPGKGMIKTTGKLGEVMNELVQAAFSYVRARSPGYGIKPSIFNRKDIHIHLPEGAVPKDGPSAGIGMVTCIVSTLTGIPVHKDVAMTGEVTLRGRVLPIGGLKEKLLAALRGGIKTVLIPQENEKDLAEIPANIRDGLEIVPVSHVDEVLARALASVPEAIAWTEEDDLAAQPSNGPGRDSDPALRH, via the coding sequence ATGACTGAGCAATATCCCCTTCTGCCGCTGCGCGACATCGTCGTCTTCCCGCAGATGATCGTCCCGCTTTTCGTCGGCCGCGACAAGAGCGTCGCTGCCTTGGAAGCCGCGATGGAAGGATCGAAGGAAATCTTCCTGGTGTCGCAACTCGACCCGGCGGAAGATGATCCGGGCCGGGATTCGCTCTATGATACGGGCGTCGTGGCGATCGTGTTGCAGTTGCTCAAGCTGCCCGACGGCACCGTCCGCGTCCTGGTGGAAGGTAAGCATCGCGCCCAGCTGGCGTCGATGGACGCGCAGGACGGCTATCTAATCGCTCATGTCGATGACGTGCAGGAGATCGTCGCGGACGGCCCCGAAGCCTCCGCGCTGATGCGCTCTGTCGCCGAACAGTTCGAAAATTACGCGAAACTCAACAAGAAGCTGCCTGCCGAAACACCGGTCCAGCTGCGCGAGATTGAGGACGCCGGTCGCTTGGCCGACGCCGTATCCGCGAACATTAACGTCAAGGTGTCCGACAAGCAGTCGCTGCTCGTGGAGGCCGACCCGGTCAAGCGCCTGGAAATGGTGTTCGCTTTTATGGAAGGCGAACTGGGCGTGCTCCAGGTCGAAAAGAAGATCCGTGGCCGCGTGAAGCGCCAGATGGAAAAGACCCAGCGCGAATATTATCTCAACGAGCAGTTGAAGGCGATCCAGCGCGAGCTGGGCAACGGCGAAGGTGAGGAAGGCGACGAACTCGCCGAACTGACCGAGAAGATCGCCAAGACCAAGCTGAGCAAGGAAGCCCGGTCCAAGGCGACGGCCGAGTTGAAGAAACTCAAAGGCATGCAGCCCATGTCGGCGGAAGCCACGGTCGTGCGCAACTATCTCGACGTGCTGCTGGGTCTGCCCTGGGGCAAGAAGGGCAAGGTCAAGAATGACCTCAAAAAAGCGCAGGATATCCTGGACGAGGATCATTTTGCGCTGGAAAAGGTCAAGGACCGGATCATCGAATATCTCGCCGTCCAGGCGCGCACCAATAAGCTGAAAGGCCCGATCCTTTGCCTCGTCGGCCCGCCGGGCGTCGGCAAGACCTCGCTCGGCCGCTCGATCGCCAAGGCGACAGGGCGCGAGTTCGTGCGCCAGTCGCTGGGCGGCGTGCGCGACGAGGCCGAAATTCGCGGCCACCGCCGCACCTATATCGGCTCGCTGCCAGGCAAGATCGTCACTAACCTTAAAAAGGCGGGGACGATGAACCCGCTGTTCCTGCTGGATGAGATCGACAAGCTGGGTCAGGATTTCCGCGGCGATCCGGCGTCCGCGCTGCTCGAAGTGCTGGACCCGGAACAGAACAGCAAGTTCCAGGACCATTATCTGGAAATCGACGTCGATCTTTCGGACATCATGTTCGTGACGACCGCCAACTCGTTGAATTTGCCGCAGCCTTTGCTCGACCGCATGGAGATCATCCGGCTCGAAGGCTATACCGAGGATGAGAAGGTCGAGATCGCCCAGCGTCATCTGGTCGCCAAGCAGGTCGAGGCGCATGGCCTGAAGGATGGCGAGTTCATCGTCACCGAAGACGCCGTGCGCGACCTGATCCGCTACTATACCCGTGAAGCGGGCGTCCGCACGCTGGAACGCGAAGTCGCGCGCCTCGCCCGCAAGGCTCTGCGCAAGATATTGGAAGGCGCCTATGACAAGGTCGTCATCACGCCCGACAATCTGGCCGACTATGCCGGTGTCCGCAAATTCCGGCATGGCATGGGTGAGGAAGAGGATCAGATCGGCGCGGTGACGGGTCTGGCCTGGACCGAAGTCGGCGGCGAATTGCTGACGATCGAGGCGGTGACCGTGCCCGGCAAGGGCATGATCAAGACGACCGGCAAGCTGGGCGAAGTCATGAACGAATTGGTGCAGGCCGCCTTTTCCTACGTGCGCGCCCGCTCGCCGGGCTATGGCATCAAGCCCAGCATCTTCAATCGCAAGGATATCCATATCCATCTGCCCGAAGGCGCCGTGCCCAAGGATGGCCCGTCCGCCGGTATCGGCATGGTGACCTGCATCGTGTCCACGCTGACCGGCATCCCCGTGCACAAGGATGTGGCGATGACCGGCGAAGTCACGTTGCGCGGCCGGGTGTTGCCGATCGGCGGCCTCAAGGAAAAGCTGCTCGCGGCGTTGCGCGGCGGCATCAAGACGGTGCTGATCCCGCAGGAAAATGAAAAGGATCTGGCGGAAATCCCGGCCAATATCCGCGACGGGCTGGAAATCGTACCGGTCAGCCATGTGGACGAAGTGCTCGCCCGCGCGCTTGCCTCCGTTCCCGAAGCGATCGCCTGGACCGAAGAGGATGACCTTGCTGCCCAGCCCAGCAATGGGCCGGGCCGCGACAGCGATCCCGCGCTGCGTCATTAA
- a CDS encoding DNA polymerase III subunit gamma/tau, with protein MSDSPQPYRVLARKYRPRSFRELIGQDAMVQTLGNAIKRGRLAHAFLMTGVRGVGKTSTARLIAKALNCIGPDGQGGPTIDPCGVCEPCVAIAEGRHIDVVEMDAASHTGVDDVREIIEAVRYAAVSARYKIYIIDEVHMLSKNAFNALLKTLEEPPAHVKFLFATTEVNKVPVTVLSRCQRFDLRRIPAELLAAHFAHVVEAESVAAEADALALIAQAAEGSARDGLSILDQAIAHAEMGDGAAPMVTAAQVRDMLGLSDRGSVRRLLGLLLEGDTAALLGAVRDHYALGVEPLALMRGLLELTHAVTLVKAGRDIVSPGQSAEERDALAEWASQLGFAPLHRLWQLLLKGHDEVASAILPIESCEMALLRVMHAATMPDPGELARMLREGAPAAPASAPGAPPAAQSPSPSASLPATFPDLIEAFWQKGKGQLAQELHDCIGLVRYAPPELDYRPTPQLSSDFATRMLPALRDVTGVAWKLAQSDAGGEPTLLEQEQRKVADARADILETPVVKAAMTAFPDAELDDTLEQWSA; from the coding sequence ATGTCCGATTCCCCGCAGCCCTACCGCGTCCTGGCGCGCAAATATCGACCGCGCAGTTTTCGGGAGCTGATCGGGCAGGATGCGATGGTCCAGACGCTGGGCAACGCGATCAAGCGGGGGCGACTGGCCCATGCCTTCCTGATGACCGGCGTGCGCGGCGTGGGCAAGACCTCCACCGCGCGGCTGATCGCCAAGGCCTTGAACTGCATCGGCCCGGACGGGCAGGGCGGTCCCACCATCGATCCGTGCGGCGTGTGCGAACCGTGCGTCGCCATCGCCGAGGGTCGGCATATCGATGTGGTGGAAATGGACGCCGCCAGCCATACCGGCGTGGACGATGTGCGTGAGATTATCGAGGCGGTGCGCTATGCCGCCGTGTCGGCGCGCTACAAGATCTACATCATCGACGAAGTCCATATGCTCTCCAAAAACGCCTTCAACGCGCTGTTGAAGACGCTGGAGGAGCCGCCGGCCCATGTGAAATTCCTGTTCGCCACGACCGAAGTGAACAAGGTGCCGGTGACGGTGCTGTCGCGCTGCCAGCGCTTCGACCTGCGCCGCATCCCGGCCGAACTGCTCGCCGCCCATTTCGCCCATGTGGTGGAGGCCGAAAGCGTCGCGGCCGAAGCCGATGCGCTGGCACTGATCGCGCAGGCGGCCGAGGGATCGGCGCGCGATGGCCTCTCCATCCTCGACCAGGCGATCGCCCATGCGGAAATGGGCGACGGTGCCGCGCCGATGGTCACCGCCGCGCAGGTGCGCGACATGCTGGGCCTGTCCGATCGCGGATCGGTGCGGCGTCTGCTGGGCCTGCTGCTGGAGGGCGACACCGCCGCTTTGCTGGGCGCGGTGCGCGATCACTATGCGCTGGGCGTCGAGCCGCTGGCGCTGATGCGCGGCCTGCTGGAACTCACCCATGCCGTGACGCTGGTCAAGGCGGGCCGCGATATCGTCAGCCCCGGCCAGTCCGCCGAAGAGCGCGACGCGCTGGCGGAATGGGCGTCGCAACTGGGCTTCGCGCCGCTCCATCGCCTGTGGCAATTGTTGCTCAAGGGGCATGACGAGGTGGCTAGCGCCATCCTGCCGATCGAAAGCTGCGAAATGGCGCTGTTGCGCGTCATGCACGCAGCCACCATGCCCGACCCTGGCGAACTGGCGCGGATGCTGCGCGAAGGCGCGCCCGCTGCCCCGGCGTCGGCACCGGGCGCACCGCCCGCTGCTCAGTCACCCAGCCCGTCCGCCAGCCTGCCCGCCACCTTTCCCGACCTGATCGAAGCCTTCTGGCAGAAGGGCAAGGGGCAACTGGCGCAGGAACTGCATGATTGTATCGGACTGGTGCGCTATGCGCCGCCCGAACTGGACTATCGCCCGACCCCGCAACTCTCGTCGGACTTTGCCACGCGGATGCTGCCGGCCCTGCGCGACGTGACCGGCGTCGCCTGGAAACTGGCGCAAAGCGATGCCGGCGGGGAACCGACCCTGCTGGAACAGGAACAGCGCAAGGTGGCGGATGCCCGCGCCGACATATTGGAAACCCCGGTGGTCAAGGCGGCGATGACTGCCTTCCCCGATGCCGAGCTGGACGATACGCTCGAACAATGGAGTGCTTGA